The proteins below come from a single Pirellulales bacterium genomic window:
- a CDS encoding GntR family transcriptional regulator, with translation MSLQHADPRTRIETPTFLQRQSIRHNNLSTPRTPGTDQVAEKPRYRLIYDSLRSQIEGGGLRAGAKLPTEAQLMRQFAVSRTTVSRALRDLEIQGFLTRRRGSGTYVCATASVAEHLELAFFVPWVESGAGLPYVEGLIHQYLADLTSTRRSTLSLQCLAGGATLEERVMASVDALVERGVDGVFYYPAELPREEMQLNVRAVEKLLRSGSRIVLIDRDIVPYPGRSNYTRIGYDNRRGSALLTSHLLDQGARRIAFVGIPEVSTAVADRLAGYHEAHRLHGLTVDSELVFAADEIDLTRDFCDRILDDGRPDAIICKMDRYAALLGRHLMAHGLRIGVDVRLAGFDDDPIAELLPVPLTTIRLPIQPFVHAAYEAMAAQITGTDREPRQIVIDAELVVRGSTCSAPQPRMPRPQFESPLR, from the coding sequence ATGTCATTGCAACATGCCGATCCGCGGACTAGGATTGAAACGCCTACTTTTCTGCAGCGGCAGTCGATTCGCCACAACAACCTCAGCACGCCGCGTACCCCCGGAACTGATCAAGTGGCCGAGAAACCTCGCTATCGGCTGATTTACGACTCGCTCCGGTCGCAGATCGAGGGGGGCGGACTGCGGGCTGGGGCGAAGCTGCCGACAGAGGCCCAGTTAATGCGGCAATTCGCCGTTTCTCGGACCACGGTCTCGCGCGCTCTCCGCGACCTCGAAATCCAGGGATTCCTCACCCGTCGCCGCGGCTCGGGGACGTATGTCTGCGCCACCGCGTCGGTGGCCGAGCACCTGGAACTGGCTTTCTTCGTCCCTTGGGTCGAGTCGGGAGCGGGGCTCCCCTACGTCGAGGGGCTCATTCACCAATATCTGGCCGATCTTACTAGCACCCGCCGGTCGACGTTGTCTCTGCAGTGTCTCGCCGGGGGCGCAACGCTCGAGGAGCGGGTCATGGCCTCGGTCGACGCGCTCGTCGAGCGCGGCGTCGACGGCGTGTTCTACTATCCGGCCGAGTTGCCGCGCGAGGAGATGCAACTCAATGTCCGCGCCGTCGAGAAGCTGCTCAGGTCCGGCAGCCGCATCGTGCTGATCGACCGCGACATTGTGCCCTATCCCGGGCGCAGCAACTACACCCGCATCGGGTACGACAATCGCCGCGGCAGCGCGCTGCTGACGAGCCACCTGCTCGATCAAGGGGCGCGGCGCATCGCCTTCGTGGGGATTCCGGAGGTTTCGACCGCGGTCGCCGATCGGCTGGCCGGGTATCACGAGGCCCATCGTTTGCACGGGTTGACGGTTGATTCCGAATTGGTGTTCGCCGCAGACGAGATTGACCTCACGCGCGATTTTTGCGACCGCATCCTCGACGACGGCCGTCCCGATGCAATCATCTGCAAGATGGACCGCTACGCAGCGCTGTTGGGGCGACACCTGATGGCTCACGGGCTGCGGATCGGCGTCGACGTGAGGCTGGCGGGCTTCGACGACGACCCGATTGCCGAACTGCTGCCGGTGCCGCTAACGACCATTCGGCTGCCGATTCAACCGTTCGTGCATGCCGCTTACGAGGCGATGGCGGCGCAGATCACGGGGACCGACCGCGAGCCGCGACAGATCGTGATCGACGCTGAGCTTGTCGTCCGCGGCTCCACGTGCTCCGCTCCGCAACCGCGGATGCCCCGTCCGCAGTTCGAGTCGCCGTTGCGTTAA